In the Klebsiella aerogenes KCTC 2190 genome, one interval contains:
- a CDS encoding Mal regulon transcriptional regulator MalI — protein MAIAKKTTINDVALAAGVSVSTVSLVLSGKGRISSATGERVNQAIEQLGFVRNRQAASLRGGQSGVIGLIVSDLSKPFYAELTAGLTDALESQGKMVFLTQGGHRGEKMLQRFETLVSQGVDGVIIAGAIDKGGELRDRAAEVGMPLVFASRASYLDDIDLIRPDNMQAAQMVTEHLIRRGHQRIAWLGGQSASLTRAERVGGYCATLLKYGLPFHSEWVVECGSSQQQAAEAMIALLRQNPTISAVLCYNSVIATGAWFGLLRAGRQSGEGSVESYFEQRIALAAFAEVPEAALDDVPLTWVTTPAREMGNSLAECILRRLEEGQGSARNQIMPPRLVIRK, from the coding sequence ATGGCTATCGCAAAAAAGACAACCATCAATGATGTGGCGCTGGCGGCTGGCGTCTCGGTTAGTACGGTATCGCTGGTGCTCAGCGGTAAAGGGCGCATCTCTTCGGCCACCGGCGAGCGCGTCAATCAGGCCATTGAGCAGCTCGGGTTTGTGCGTAATCGCCAGGCGGCGTCGCTACGCGGCGGGCAAAGCGGGGTAATTGGACTTATCGTTAGCGATCTGTCGAAGCCGTTTTATGCCGAGCTAACCGCCGGGTTGACCGATGCGCTGGAATCACAGGGTAAAATGGTATTTCTCACCCAGGGCGGGCATCGCGGTGAGAAAATGCTTCAGCGCTTCGAAACGCTGGTCTCACAGGGCGTGGACGGGGTGATTATCGCTGGCGCTATCGACAAGGGCGGCGAACTGCGCGATCGTGCCGCCGAAGTGGGGATGCCGCTGGTTTTTGCCTCCCGCGCCAGCTATCTGGACGATATCGACCTGATCCGCCCGGATAACATGCAGGCGGCGCAAATGGTAACGGAACATCTGATTCGCCGCGGTCATCAGCGCATCGCCTGGCTTGGCGGACAAAGCGCGTCCTTGACCCGCGCCGAACGGGTGGGCGGCTATTGCGCCACCTTATTGAAGTACGGCCTGCCGTTTCATAGTGAATGGGTTGTCGAGTGTGGCTCCAGTCAGCAGCAGGCGGCGGAAGCCATGATCGCGCTGCTGCGGCAAAACCCGACCATCAGCGCGGTACTTTGCTATAACAGCGTCATCGCCACCGGGGCGTGGTTCGGTCTGCTGCGCGCCGGGCGGCAGAGCGGCGAGGGTAGCGTGGAAAGTTATTTTGAGCAACGCATCGCGCTGGCGGCCTTTGCCGAAGTGCCGGAAGCGGCGCTCGATGATGTCCCCTTGACCTGGGTGACTACCCCCGCGCGTGAGATGGGGAACAGCCTGGCGGAGTGTATTTTACGCCGCCTCGAGGAGGGGCAAGGCAGCGCGCGTAATCAGATTATGCCGCCGCGGCTGGTTATCAGAAAGTAG